From the Leguminivora glycinivorella isolate SPB_JAAS2020 chromosome 15, LegGlyc_1.1, whole genome shotgun sequence genome, one window contains:
- the LOC125233866 gene encoding uncharacterized protein LOC125233866 isoform X2: MSVDERWSQASRLKLCHVCLRPDHETRQCKLNGCRVCKRRHNTYLHTTQTLNTSPPGASTEQTAEPANSARSDVACSSTMLTSDSAAVQNTLTASTLISTSESLLSTALIEVINPINNKKETVKCLVDSCSQSNYLSHNLRQKLNLDCQPLTASNVTGIGNTPLTYQPVLCAAHIQSKLSDFNAKIDFLVLDQVTSRFPQNYVDISHLNLPASVQLADPTFNVPSQIDMLLGVEMFWTIVTGAAKRLPTSKRTFLIPSKLGWLIAGPVEGASAHLHTGNTRSHLCLSDLSAQMTKFWETEELPSETDSIKNGSEFESHPINQHFVENTYRQSDGRFVVRLPLKDSPDCLGNSFNIAKKRLFSLEKRFSNQPELKSMYVDFINEYRDLGHLSESERCYKANHLPHHPVMKESESTRMRTVFHASCPTSSGYSINDIQLVGPNIQSPLFDILLRFRQYKYVLSGDIEKQYRQIMMNEIDRNLQVILWREDEHLPIRSLTLNTVTYGFASSSWLAARCLWQLGAESKDPLVRTIIQNDFYCDDLLTGADSEIELLRIQAGVSQALASGCFNLRKYRSNSNALLKSDYINKDDHLALSQACQTLGLGWQPSQDVLNFSIKNDHSDKIVTKRKILSETFQVFDPLGLLSLCTVKAKILIQTLWKEGKAWDEPVSPEIQHIWSKFIKNLHHIKSLSIPRYVLCEATCTIELHCFSDAAETAYAACIYVKSISESGEQKVHLLCARDRIAPIRRTSIPRLELAGCLLAAQTYAAVVRAWRRPVSRTIFWTDSSCCLAWLKTDRSKLKTFVANRVAAIDSLAPGATWRHVPTKQNPSDLATRGVDPQHVAGTALWWEGPEFLLKPENEWPELNAVEPEVLPETKVTSMLTTNTETSSIIDFDRFSKYTELQRTMAYVRRFINNCKPRGPKLTGALSAQELTDAFNTLIKLAQQESFSAELETLRKGHRLSPKSHILTLAPFIDSQGLLRVGGRLDASDCTYDQKHPMLLRAKHTLTKLIFTHEHVRLLHAGPQSLLASVRDEIWPIGGRNLARSTAHNCVTCKRIAGQTLKNIMGNLPAQRIKADFPFTSTAVDMAGPYLITDRRGRGCKITKCYLCLFICLRYKCVHIEAVSDLSKDAFVLALRRFIARRGRPAELFCDNGRNFVAAAKEINDFFKLYKSDLSEFAAGQGIKFKFAPAYAPNFNGYVEAGIRSAKFHLKRVLGNTHLTFEEIASLFSQVEAILNSRPLCPLSPSPLDFTPLTPGHFLIFRPLTSLPGPPLDDRNPHRLDRYLRLEQLRQHFWKRWSAEYVSLQQQRYKWRERQRDLQLGEVVLIKEEGLPPLLWRMGRVVKLYHGKDGVPRVADINTARGVIKRALNRICPLSSQQES; encoded by the coding sequence ATGTCAGTCGACGAGCGCTGGTCGCAGGCGTCACGTCTAAAGCTGTGCCATGTCTGCCTCCGACCGGACCATGAGACCCGTCAGTGCAAGCTGAACGGTTGCCGGGTATGTAAGAGACGTCACAATACATACTTACACACCACACAAACACTCAACACTTCTCCACCTGGAGCCAGCACGGAACAAACAGCCGAACCTGCAAATAGTGCTAGGTCGGATGTGGCTTGCTCCTCGACTATGCTAACCTCTGACAGTGCAGCGGTGCAAAACACCCTCACTGCTAGCACTTTAATTAGCACTAGCGAGTCATTGCTCTCAACAGCTCTAATTGAAGTGATCAACCCTATTAACAACAAAAAGGAGACAGTTAAATGTCTTGTAGACAGTTGTTCACAGTCTAATTATCTATCTCATAATTTGagacaaaaactaaatcttgATTGTCAGCCTCTAACTGCCTCAAATGTGACAGGAATAGGAAATACGCCTCTGACCTATCAACCTGTGCTTTGTGCAGCTCATATTCAATCTAAACTCAGTGATTTTAATGCCAAAATTGACTTTCTAGTTTTAGATCAAGTAACTAGTCGCTTTCCACAAAACTATGTAGACATTAGTCACCTTAACTTACCTGCCTCTGTGCAGCTTGCTGACCCAACATTTAACGTTCCATCCCAAATAGATATGCTGTTGGGAGTGGAAATGTTTTGGACTATTGTGACAGGTGCTGCAAAAAGATTGCCAACGAGCAAGCGCACCTTCCTAATCCCATCTAAACTAGGGTGGTTAATAGCGGGACCGGTAGAGGGAGCCTCGGCTCATTTACATACAGGGAACACGCGCAGCCACCTCTGTCTCTCTGATCTGTCGGCCCAAATGACCAAATTTTGGGAAACAGAGGAGCTACCGTCTGAAACGGACTCCATCAAAAATGGGAGTGAGTTCGAGTCTCACCCTATAAACCAACACTTTGTTGAAAACACTTACCGCCAATCTGACGGCAGATTCGTTGTGCGCTTGCCTTTAAAGGACTCGCCGGACTGCTTAGGCAACTCATTTAACATAGCTAAAAAGCGTTTATTCAGTTTAGAGAAACGTTTTAGTAACCAACCTGAACTAAAATCAATGTATGTTGATTTCATAAATGAATATAGAGACTTAGGGCATCTGTCGGAGTCTGAGCGATGTTACAAAGCTAATCACCTCCCGCATCACCCCGTGATGAAGGAGAGTGAATCTACACGCATGCGCACAGTCTTTCACGCTAGCTGTCCCACCTCTTCTGGGTATTCAATAAATGATATTCAGCTTGTAGGCCCTAACATACAAAGCCCACTGTTTGACATATTGCTTAGATTCCGACAGTACAAGTATGTGCTATCTGGTgacatagaaaaacagtacaggCAAATAATGATGAATGAAATAGATAGAAACCTACAAGTTATTCTATGGCGCGAAGATGAGCACTTACCCATACGCTCACTAACTTTAAATACCGTTACGTACGGCTTTGCTTCATCGAGCTGGCTAGCAGCACGCTGTTTGTGGCAGTTAGGGGCTGAAAGCAAGGATCCTTTAGTTAGGACTATTATACAAAATGACTTTTACTGTGATGACTTATTAACAGGCGCAGACTCTGAAATAGAGCTGCTTCGTATACAAGCAGGTGTCTCACAGGCTTTAGCCTCTGGTTGTTTCAATTTACGTAAATACCGCTCGAATTCTAACGCGCTATTAAAGTCAGATTATATTAATAAAGATGATCACTTAGCATTGAGTCAAGCTTGCCAAACACTTGGACTAGGGTGGCAACCTAGCCAAGATGTACTAAACTTTTCCATTAAAAATGATCATTCTGATAAAATAGTtacaaaaagaaaaatcttATCTGAAACGTTCCAAGTCTTTGATCCATTAGGACTCTTAAGTCTATGCACAGTTAAAGCTAAAATATTAATTCAAACCTTATGGAAAGAAGGCAAAGCTTGGGACGAGCCAGTGTCTCCTGAAATACAGCATATCTGGTCaaaattcattaaaaacttACATCACATTAAATCACTTAGCATACCTAGATATGTATTATGTGAGGCAACCTGCACAATAGAGTTACACTGTTTTTCTGACGCTGCGGAGACTGCATATGCAGCCTGCATTTATGTTAAATCTATTTCTGAATCCGGTGAACAGAAAGTACATTTGCTGTGTGCGAGGGACAGAATTGCTCCAATCCGTCGCACATCTATTCCTAGACTTGAATTGGCCGGGTGCTTGTTAGCAGCCCAAACATATGCAGCCGTAGTACGAGCCTGGAGACGTCCTGTCTCTCGCACAATATTCTGGACTGACTCTAGCTGCTGCTTGGCTTGGCTAAAAACAGACAGAtcaaagcttaaaacttttgtggCCAACAGGGTAGCAGCTATAGACAGCCTTGCTCCCGGAGCCACCTGGAGACATGTACCTACAAAACAAAATCCAAGTGATCTTGCAACTCGTGGTGTGGATCCACAACATGTCGCAGGGACAGCTCTGTGGTGGGAAGGCCCCGAGTTTCTATTAAAGCCTGAGAATGAATGGCCAGAATTAAACGCTGTAGAGCCGGAGGTCTTACCTGAAACTAAAGTAACATCAATGCTCACTACTAACACAGAAACCTCATCTATTAtagattttgacagattttcaaAATACACAGAACTACAACGTACTATGGCCTATGTGCGTCGTTTCATAAATAACTGTAAGCCCCGTGGGCCTAAATTAACTGGTGCACTTTCAGCACAGGAGCTTACAGACGCATTTAACACTCTAATTAAACTTGCACAGCAGGAGTCATTCTCTGCAGAGCTTGAAACGCTTCGCAAAGGTCACAGGTTGAGTCCCAAGTCACACATACTAACCCTGGCCCCGTTCATCGACTCTCAAGGCCTCTTGAGAGTAGGCGGGAGGCTGGATGCTTCAGATTGTACTTACGATCAGAAGCATCCAATGTTGTTACGTGCTAAACACACACTAACTAAACTCATCTTTACACATGAACATGTACGTCTCTTACATGCCGGGCCACAGTCATTGCTAGCCTCAGTACGAGACGAGATATGGCCGATCGGAGGCAGGAATTTGGCACGAAGCACGGCCCACAATTGTGTCACCTGTAAACGTATCGCTGgccaaactttaaaaaatataatgggAAATTTACCAGCGCAACGAATTAAGGCTGATTTTCCATTCACGTCAACAGCTGTAGACATGGCAGGGCCCTATTTAATAACAGATCGCCGGGGGCGTGGATGCAAAATCACCAAATGTTACTTGTGTCTGTTTATATGCTTAAGATATAAATGTGTTCATATAGAAGCTGTGAGCGACTTATCTAAAGATGCATTTGTGCTAGCTCTACGCAGGTTTATCGCTAGGCGCGGCAGACCTGCGGAATTGTTTTGCGATAATGGCAGAAACTTTGTAGCTGCAGCTAAAGaaattaatgatttttttaagttatataAAAGTGACTTGTCTGAATTTGCAGCTGGTCAaggaattaaatttaaattcgcACCAGCTTACGCGCCAAATTTCAACGGATACGTCGAGGCCGGTATAAGGAGCGCCAAATTTCATCTTAAAAGAGTTTTGGGTAACACCCATCTCACCTTTGAAGAAATTGCATCCCTTTTTAGCCAAGTGGAGGCAATATTAAACAGTAGGCCTCTCTGTCCACTCTCTCCCTCCCCCTTAGACTTTACACCCCTTACTCCCGGGCACTTTCTCATTTTTAGGCCGCTCACGTCGCTGCCGGGCCCGCCGCTCGACGACCGCAACCCGCACCGCCTGGACCGCTACCTGAGGCTGGAGCAGCTACGGCAACACTTCTGGAAGCGCTGGTCGGCCGAGTACGTGTCTCTACAACAGCAACGCTACAAATGGCGCGAGAGGCAACGTGACCTACAACTGGGAGAAGTAGTACTCATCAAGGAGGAGGGCTTACCGCCGTTGCTCTGGCGCATGGGCAGAGTCGTCAAACTATACCACGGGAAGGATGGCGTACCTCGCGTGGCAGACATCAATACCGCTAGAGGGGTGATCAAGCGTGCGCTGAACAGAATATGCCCGCTCTCGTCACAACAAGAATCCTGA